The following is a genomic window from Halodesulfovibrio marinisediminis DSM 17456.
GTGGCAGGAGGAAGCTGTGCCATAGGGACTCCTGTGGTGTCTGCTAATTGGGACATTCTTTTCTCCTTACTGTTACAGCGACGCCGTGCCGGTTTGTTTTTTCTTTTCTGCAACATACGCTGCAAGAATGTTGAATATCAGAGTGAACATGAACAGAACCATGGCTGTTGCAAAGAGAGCATAGTAATGGTCACTTTGGTATGGTGCTTCTGCCATCTCTGCGGCAATGGAAGCAGGCATTGGACGTACCGGATCAAAAATTGAACCCGGTATCATAGCTGCGCCGCCAGCAACCATGAGAACAACTATTGTTTCACCGATAGAACGTGCCATGCCAAGGATAACAGCTGTGCTGATGCCCGAAAGGGACGCAGGGACAACCACATTGGCAATGGTTTGCCATTTTGTTGCACCAAGAGCTAGGGAGGCAGCTCTAAGTTCCTCCGGTACGCTGTAGATGGCATCTTCTGCAATAGATGTGATTGTTGGAACTGCCATAAAAGCAAGCATCACAGAAGCGTTAAACAGGTTTAGTCCTGTGGCGATTCCAAACCACTCCTGAAGCATTGGTGCTACTACCACCATGCCAAAAAAACCGATAACAACGGAAGGAAGTGCTTGCAGCATTTCAACAAGCGGTTTGATGATGCCGCGCATGCGTGGTGTTGCTATTTCTGCAAGATAGATTGCAGTCATCAGCCCGAGGGGA
Proteins encoded in this region:
- the pstC gene encoding phosphate ABC transporter permease subunit PstC, giving the protein MRITRQHKEMAIHGSFFAIASTSILVLTLIMFFLIFEGLPIFQKVSFTDFIFGQYWYPTDDPPDFGIFPMIVGSLAVTVLSSCIAIPLGLMTAIYLAEIATPRMRGIIKPLVEMLQALPSVVIGFFGMVVVAPMLQEWFGIATGLNLFNASVMLAFMAVPTITSIAEDAIYSVPEELRAASLALGATKWQTIANVVVPASLSGISTAVILGMARSIGETIVVLMVAGGAAMIPGSIFDPVRPMPASIAAEMAEAPYQSDHYYALFATAMVLFMFTLIFNILAAYVAEKKKQTGTASL